A window of the Linepithema humile isolate Giens D197 chromosome 4, Lhum_UNIL_v1.0, whole genome shotgun sequence genome harbors these coding sequences:
- the LOC136999497 gene encoding uncharacterized protein, which produces MQEPWVIRGCIRGLAACGRLFRAPSVDRPRACVAVKGMEAQLIPHLCSRDVAAVEVNFTDDSGDRKKMVICSAYFSHDEGEAVPPVPVIKLAEYCHEKRLPLIMGCDSNAHHTVWGSSDTNERGRKVLEFLASTDLEILNTGDKPTFCTIARREVLDITVCSRQLIQEVVEWRVSTEPSLSDHRQISFRIAKARGKEVKFRNPRKTKWDSYRKDLANSLKGFFKKQETKDELETCVDYLQRSLVNCYESNCPERAVTNSRGTSW; this is translated from the coding sequence ATGCAAGAACCCTGGGTAATCCGAGGTTGCATCAGGGGTTTGGCGGCCTGCGGTAGGCTCTTTAGGGCTCCATCAGTGGACCGGCCCAGGGCCTGCGTGGCCGTCAAGGGCATGGAAGCCCAGCTGATACCTCACTTGTGTTCCAGGGACGTTGCGGCTGTAGAAGTGAATTTCACTGATGACTCCGGTGACAGGAAGAAAATGGTTATTTGCTCGGCCTACTTCTCTCATGACGAGGGGGAGGCGGTGCCGCCTGTACCGGTGATAAAACTGGCAGAATACTGCCATGAGAAGCGGCTTCCCCTGATCATGGGATGTGACTCTAACGCGCATCACACCGTGTGGGGAAGCTCGGACACCAAcgaaagagggagaaaagTGTTGGAGTTTCTAGCATCTACGGATCTGGAAATTCTCAACACAGGAGACAAGCCCACCTTCTGCACTATAGCGAGAAGAGAAGTGCTCGACATCACTGTCTGTTCCAGGCAGTTGATACAGGAGGTAGTGGAGTGGAGGGTCTCGACGGAGCCCTCGCTCTCTGACCATAGGCAGATCTCCTTCAGGATAGCTAAGGCTAGGGGGAAGGAGGTCAAATTCAGGAATCCAAGAAAAACCAAGTGGGACTCCTATAGGAAAGACCTGGCCAACAGTCTCAAAGGCTTCTTTAAGAAGCAAGAGACAAAGGACGAACTGGAGACCTGTGTGGACTACTTGCAGAGGTCTCTGGTAAACTGCTATGAAAGTAACTGCCCCGAAAGGGCGGTTACAAATAGTAGAGGAACTTCTTGGTAG
- the LOC136999742 gene encoding uncharacterized protein isoform X1 codes for MRKQLENMPMKEDFITITQKLDKLLKKQSNKMPMKPHCIPLKSVKEVQNFDNIDEEQYNEVVTYLKYLGGQTLDESVKFCMKQIITDEALNKYSLWGEKDRNLELCNTQLLYAVYEAVANSPYFAVPDQQKFYDAVKESIRFAKQQLRNSVRRQPEEKGRRTRRREEADAIFGTRNREEEEEISNREEEEEEG; via the exons ATGAGAAAGCAGCTAGAAAATATGCCGATGAAAGAAGATTTCAT AACCATCACCCAAAAACTTGATAAACTGTTAAAAAAGCAAAGCAATAAAATGCCAATGAAACCACACTGTATTCCATTAAAATCCGTCAAAGAAGTACAGAACTTCGACAATATTGACGAAGAACAGTACAACGAAGTA GTGACATATCTCAAATACTTGGGAGGACAAACTTTAGACGaaagtgtaaaattttgcatgaaacaaataataacggacgaagcattaaataaatattccttaTGGGGCGAAAAGGACCGGAATCTCGAACTCTGTAATACTCAGTTATTATATGCAGTATatg AAGCGGTAGCAAACAGCCCTTATTTTGCGGTACCCGaccaacaaaaattttatgatgctGTGAAAGAATCCATAAGATTCGCTAAACAACAACTGCGAAATTCTGTTCGTAGACAACCAGAAGAGAAAGGTCGCCGAACAAGGCGGCGCGAGGAAGCAGATGCCATATTTGGCACAAGAAAcagagaagaggaagaagaaataagcaatagagaagaagaagaagaagaaggatga
- the LOC136999742 gene encoding uncharacterized protein isoform X2 yields MRKQLENMPMKEDFITITQKLDKLLKKQSNKMPMKPHCIPLKSVKEVQNFDNIDEEQYNEVVTYLKYLGGQTLDESVKFCMKQIITDEALNKYSLWGEKDRNLELCNTQLLYAVYDNQKRKVAEQGGARKQMPYLAQETEKRKKK; encoded by the exons ATGAGAAAGCAGCTAGAAAATATGCCGATGAAAGAAGATTTCAT AACCATCACCCAAAAACTTGATAAACTGTTAAAAAAGCAAAGCAATAAAATGCCAATGAAACCACACTGTATTCCATTAAAATCCGTCAAAGAAGTACAGAACTTCGACAATATTGACGAAGAACAGTACAACGAAGTA GTGACATATCTCAAATACTTGGGAGGACAAACTTTAGACGaaagtgtaaaattttgcatgaaacaaataataacggacgaagcattaaataaatattccttaTGGGGCGAAAAGGACCGGAATCTCGAACTCTGTAATACTCAGTTATTATATGCAGTATatg ACAACCAGAAGAGAAAGGTCGCCGAACAAGGCGGCGCGAGGAAGCAGATGCCATATTTGGCACAAGAAAcagagaagaggaagaagaaataa